The following proteins are encoded in a genomic region of Grus americana isolate bGruAme1 chromosome 5, bGruAme1.mat, whole genome shotgun sequence:
- the USP47 gene encoding ubiquitin carboxyl-terminal hydrolase 47 isoform X1, which yields MVPSEENQLVPKEDMFWSCRQSIFAEMKKKFSQVESAAEEPRVLCIIQDTTNSKTVNERVTLNLPASTPLKRLFEDVASKVGYVNGTFDLMWGNGDNVTDTQTPIDQNSDKTILDAGFEPGKKNFLHLTDKDGEQPHIMPEESGTTDDSAQDRFIGPLPREGSVGCTNDYVSQSYSYSSVLSKSETGYVGLVNQAMTCYLNSLLQTLFMTPEFRNALYKWEFEESEEDPVTSIPYQLQRLFVLLQTSKKRAIETTDVTRSFGWDSSEAWQQHDVQELCRVMFDALEQKWKQTEQADLINQLYQGKLKDYVRCLECGYEGWRIDTYLDIPLVIRPYGSNQAFASVEEALHAFIQPEILDGPNQYFCERCKKKCDARKGLRFLHFPYLLTLQLKRFDFDYTTMHRIKLNDRMTFPEELDMSVFIDVEDEKSPQTESCTDSGAENEGSCHSDQMSNDFSNDDGVDEGICLESNSAAERISKAGSEKSSLLYELFSVMVHSGSAAGGHYYACIKSFSDDQWYSFNDQHVSKITQEDIKKTYGGSSGSRGYYSSAFASSTNAYMLIYRLKDPTRNAKFLEAHEYPEHIKQLVQKERELEEQEKRQREIERNTCKIKLFCMHPTKQIMMENKLEVHKDRTLKEAVDIAYKLMDLEEAVPLDCCRLVKYDEFHDYLERSYEGEEDTPMGLLLGGVKSTYMFDLLLETRRPDQVFQCYKPGEVMVKVHVVDLKTESVAPPISVRAYLNQTVSEFKQLISKATHLSAETMRVVLERCYNDLRLLNVSSKTLKAEGFFRSNKVFIESSESLDRHVAYTDSHLWKLLDRHANTIRLYVSLPEQSPGSQFRRGVYQKSSGDSGNLDEACERVKGPVGNMKSVEAILEESTEKLKSLSLQQQQEGDNGDSSKSTEASDFENIESPLNEIDSSASAENRDLDNQIQISDPENLQSEERSDSDVNNDRSTSSVDSDILSSSHSSDTLCNVDNAPLPLANGLDSHSITSSRRSKANQGKKETWDTAEEDSGTDSEYDESGKSRGEAQYMYFKSEPYAADEGSGEGQKWLMVHVDKRITLSAFKQHLEPFVGVPSSHFKVFRVYASNQEFESVRLNETLSSFSDDNKITIRLGRALKKGEYRVKVYQLLVNEPEPCKFLLDAVFAKGMTVRQSKEELLPQLQEQCGLDLTIDRFRLRKKTWKNPGTVFLDYHIYEEDINISSNWEVFLEILDGIEKMKSMSQLAVLSRRWRPSEMKLDSFQEVVLESSSVEELKEKLSEISGIPLENIEFAKGRGTFPCDISILEIHQDLDWNPKVSTLNVWPLYICDDGAVIFYRDKTEELMELTDEQRNELMKKESSRLQKTGHRVTYSPRKEKALKIYLDGAPNKDLTQD from the exons GATATGTTTTGGAGTTGCAGACAAAGTATCTTTGctgaaatgaagaagaaattttcACAG GTGGAAAGTGCTGCTGAGGAACCCAGGGTGCTGTGTATAATACAAGATACCACCAATTCCAAGACAGTGAATGAGCGTGTTACTTTGAACCTACCAGCCTCCACACCACTTAAAAGGCTGTTTGAAGATGTGGCTTCAAAAGTGGGCTACGTGAATGGAACTTTTGATTTAATGTGGGGAAATGGAGATAATGTAACTGATACG cagaCTCCAATAGATCAGAACAGTGACAAAACTATTCTTGATGCTGGTTTTGAGCCAGGGAAGAAGAACTTTCTGCATTTGACAGACAAAGATGGTGAGCAGCCTCATATAATGCCG GAGGAGTCAGGTACAACAGATGACAGTGCACAAGACAGATTTATAGGCCCTCTTCCAAGAGAAGGCTCTGTTGGCTGTACCAATGACTATGTCAGTCAAAGCTATTCCTATTCTTCAGTTCTGAGCAAATCGGAAACAG GTTATGTGGGGCTAGTAAATCAAGCAATGACTTGCTACTTGAACAGCCTTCTACAAACACTTTTCATGACTCCTGAATTTAGAAATGCATTATATAA ATGGGAATTTGAAGAATCTGAAGAGGATCCTGTGACAAGTATCCCCTACCAGCTTCAAAGACTGTTTGTTTTACTGCAGACcagcaaaaaaagagcaattgAAACAACAGATGTTACACGAAGTTTTGGATGGGATAGTAGTGAAG CATGGCAGCAACATGATGTACAGGAGCTTTGTAGAGTCATGTTTGATGCTTTGGAGCAGAAATGGAAGCAAACAGAACAG GCTGATCTTATAAATCAACTGTATCAAGGCAAACTGAAGGACTATGTAAGATGTCTAGAATGTGGCTATGAAGGCTGGAGAATTGACACTTACCTGGATATTCCTTTGGTCATCCGGCCGTATGGCTCCAACCAGGCGTTTGCTAGCGTG GAAGAAGCACTGCATGCTTTCATTCAGCCTGAGATTCTTGATGGCCCCAATCAGTATTTTTGTGAACGATGTAAGAAGAAATGTGATGCAAGGAAG GGTCTGCGGTTCTTGCATTTTCCATATCTGCTGACGTTACAGCTGAAGAGATTTGACTTCGATTATACCACTATGCACAGAATTAAACTCAATGATCGTATGACTTTTCCTGAAGAGTTAGACATGAGTGTCTTCATTGATGTTGAAGATGAG aagtctcCTCAGACTGAGAGTTGCACTGATAGTGGAGCTGAAAATGAAGGCAGTTGCCACAGTGATCAGATGAGCAATGATTTTTCTAATGATGATGGAGTTGATGAAGGAATCTGCCTCGAAAGCAATAGTGCAGCAGAAAGAATTTCTAAAGCTGGCAGTGAAAag agTTCTTTACTGTATGAGCTCTTTTCTGTTATGGTTCATTCTGGAAGTGCTGCTGGTGGCCATTATTATGCCTGTATAAAATCTTTTAGTGATGACCAGTGGTACAGCTTTAATGATCAGCATGTTAGCAAg ATAACTCAGGAAGATATTAAGAAAACATATGGTGGATCTTCTGGAAGCAGAGGCTATTATTCCAGTGCTTTTGCTAG CTCCACAAATGCATACATGCTGATATATAGACTGAAGGATCCAACAAGAAATGCAA AGTTTCTTGAGGCACATGAGTATCCAGAGCATATTAAACAGTTGGTacagaaggagagagaattggaagaacaagaaaaaaggcAACGTGAAATTGAGCGCAACACTTGCAAG ATTAAACTGTTCTGTATGCATCCTACAAAGCAAATAATGATGGAGAACAAATTAGAGGTTCATAAGGATAGGACACTGAAGGAAGCTGTGGACATAGCTTACAAG CTAATGGATTTAGAAGAGGCTGTTCCTTTGGATTGCTGTCGTCTTGTCAAATATGATGAGTTCCATGACTACTTGGAACGATCTTATGAAGGAGAAGAAGATACACCAATGGGTTTGTTACTTGGAGGTGTCAAATCAACGTACATGTTTGACTTACTTTTGGAAACAAGAAGACCTGACCAAGTTTTCCAGTGCTATAAACCTGGTG agGTCATGGTAAAGGTTCACGTAGTTGATCTAAAGACTGAATCTGTTGCTCCTCCAATAAGTGTACGAGCTTATTTGAATCAAACAGTTTCAGAATTTAAACAGCTAATTTCAAAG GCTACCCACCTGTCTGCTGAAACAATGCGAGTAGTATTAGAACGTTGCTACAATGACTTGCGTCTTCTGAATGTTTCCAGCAAAACACTGAAAGCCGAAGGCTTTTTTAGAAGCAACAAG GTATTTATTGAAAGCTCAGAGTCTTTAGATCGTCATGTGGCATATACAGATTCTCATCTATGGAAACTTTTGGATCGTCATGCAAATACAATCAGACTATATGTTTCATTACCAGAGCAATCTCCTGGATCTCAATTTAGACGAGGAGTTTATCAGAAGTCTAGTGGAGATTCAGGCAACTTGGATGAAGCCTGTGAAAGAGTAAAAGGACCTGTAGGTAATATGAAATCTGTAGAGGCAATTCTGGAAGAAAGCACCGAAAAGCTTAAAAGCTTgtccttgcagcagcagcaggagggggataatggagacagcagcaaaagcacagAAGCCAGTGATTTTGAGAACATCGAATCACCTCTAAATGAAATAGACTCTTCAGCatcagcagaaaacagagacCTTGACAACCAAATTCAGATTTCCGATCCGGAAAATCTCCAGTCCGAGGAACGGTCAGATTCAGATGTAAATAATGACAGGAGTACAAGTTCAGTGGACAGTGATATCCTCAGCTCCAGTCATAGCAGTGATACTCTATGCAATGTGGACAATGCCCCACTTCCCTTGGCTAATGGACTTGATTCTCATAGTATCACAAGTAGTAGGCGATCAAAAGCAAAtcaggggaagaaagaaacctGGGACACAGCAGAAGAAGATTCCGGAACAGACAGTGAATATGACGAAAGCGGCAAGAGTAGAGGAGAAGCACAATATATGTACTTTAAGTCAGAACCCTACGCTGCAGATGAAGGTTCGGGAGAAGGGcaaaaat gGCTGATGGTGCATGTTGATAAAAGAATTACGCTGTCTGCCTTCAAGCAACATTTGGAGCCTTTTGTTGGAGTTCCATCTTCTCACTTCAAAGTCTTTAGAGTCTACGCCAGCAATCAAGAATTTGAGAGTGTTCGGCTGAATGAGACACTTTCGTCATTTTCTGATGACAATAAG ATAACTATTAGACTTGGAAGAGCCCTTAAGAAGGGTGAATACAGAGTCAAAGTCTATCAGCTTTTGGTAAATGAGCCAGAG CCATGCAAGTTTCTTCTAGATGCAGTTTTTGCTAAAGGAATGACTGTCCGGCAATCAAAAGAGGAACTGCTTCCTCAGCTTCAAGAACAATGTGGCCTAGACTTGACAATTGACAG GTTTCGTCTACGAAAGAAAACCTGGAAGAACCCAGGCACTGTGTTTCTGGATTATCATATCTATGAAGAAGATATCAATATTTCAAGCAATTGGGAGGTCTTCTTAGAAATACTTGATG gaatTGAAAAGATGAAATCCATGTCACAGCTTGCTGTTTTATCAAGACGATGGAGGCCATCAGAGATGAAACTAGATTCTTTCCAGGAAGTAGTGCTAGAGAGCAGCAGTGTTGAAGAATTAAAAGAGAAG
- the USP47 gene encoding ubiquitin carboxyl-terminal hydrolase 47 isoform X6 → MVPSEENQLVPKEVESAAEEPRVLCIIQDTTNSKTVNERVTLNLPASTPLKRLFEDVASKVGYVNGTFDLMWGNGDNVTDTTPIDQNSDKTILDAGFEPGKKNFLHLTDKDGEQPHIMPEESGTTDDSAQDRFIGPLPREGSVGCTNDYVSQSYSYSSVLSKSETGYVGLVNQAMTCYLNSLLQTLFMTPEFRNALYKWEFEESEEDPVTSIPYQLQRLFVLLQTSKKRAIETTDVTRSFGWDSSEAWQQHDVQELCRVMFDALEQKWKQTEQADLINQLYQGKLKDYVRCLECGYEGWRIDTYLDIPLVIRPYGSNQAFASVEEALHAFIQPEILDGPNQYFCERCKKKCDARKGLRFLHFPYLLTLQLKRFDFDYTTMHRIKLNDRMTFPEELDMSVFIDVEDEKSPQTESCTDSGAENEGSCHSDQMSNDFSNDDGVDEGICLESNSAAERISKAGSEKSSLLYELFSVMVHSGSAAGGHYYACIKSFSDDQWYSFNDQHVSKITQEDIKKTYGGSSGSRGYYSSAFASSTNAYMLIYRLKDPTRNAKFLEAHEYPEHIKQLVQKERELEEQEKRQREIERNTCKIKLFCMHPTKQIMMENKLEVHKDRTLKEAVDIAYKLMDLEEAVPLDCCRLVKYDEFHDYLERSYEGEEDTPMGLLLGGVKSTYMFDLLLETRRPDQVFQCYKPGEVMVKVHVVDLKTESVAPPISVRAYLNQTVSEFKQLISKATHLSAETMRVVLERCYNDLRLLNVSSKTLKAEGFFRSNKVFIESSESLDRHVAYTDSHLWKLLDRHANTIRLYVSLPEQSPGSQFRRGVYQKSSGDSGNLDEACERVKGPVGNMKSVEAILEESTEKLKSLSLQQQQEGDNGDSSKSTEASDFENIESPLNEIDSSASAENRDLDNQIQISDPENLQSEERSDSDVNNDRSTSSVDSDILSSSHSSDTLCNVDNAPLPLANGLDSHSITSSRRSKANQGKKETWDTAEEDSGTDSEYDESGKSRGEAQYMYFKSEPYAADEGSGEGQKWLMVHVDKRITLSAFKQHLEPFVGVPSSHFKVFRVYASNQEFESVRLNETLSSFSDDNKITIRLGRALKKGEYRVKVYQLLVNEPEPCKFLLDAVFAKGMTVRQSKEELLPQLQEQCGLDLTIDRFRLRKKTWKNPGTVFLDYHIYEEDINISSNWEVFLEILDGIEKMKSMSQLAVLSRRWRPSEMKLDSFQEVVLESSSVEELKEKLSEISGIPLENIEFAKGRGTFPCDISILEIHQDLDWNPKVSTLNVWPLYICDDGAVIFYRDKTEELMELTDEQRNELMKKESSRLQKTGHRVTYSPRKEKALKIYLDGAPNKDLTQD, encoded by the exons GTGGAAAGTGCTGCTGAGGAACCCAGGGTGCTGTGTATAATACAAGATACCACCAATTCCAAGACAGTGAATGAGCGTGTTACTTTGAACCTACCAGCCTCCACACCACTTAAAAGGCTGTTTGAAGATGTGGCTTCAAAAGTGGGCTACGTGAATGGAACTTTTGATTTAATGTGGGGAAATGGAGATAATGTAACTGATACG aCTCCAATAGATCAGAACAGTGACAAAACTATTCTTGATGCTGGTTTTGAGCCAGGGAAGAAGAACTTTCTGCATTTGACAGACAAAGATGGTGAGCAGCCTCATATAATGCCG GAGGAGTCAGGTACAACAGATGACAGTGCACAAGACAGATTTATAGGCCCTCTTCCAAGAGAAGGCTCTGTTGGCTGTACCAATGACTATGTCAGTCAAAGCTATTCCTATTCTTCAGTTCTGAGCAAATCGGAAACAG GTTATGTGGGGCTAGTAAATCAAGCAATGACTTGCTACTTGAACAGCCTTCTACAAACACTTTTCATGACTCCTGAATTTAGAAATGCATTATATAA ATGGGAATTTGAAGAATCTGAAGAGGATCCTGTGACAAGTATCCCCTACCAGCTTCAAAGACTGTTTGTTTTACTGCAGACcagcaaaaaaagagcaattgAAACAACAGATGTTACACGAAGTTTTGGATGGGATAGTAGTGAAG CATGGCAGCAACATGATGTACAGGAGCTTTGTAGAGTCATGTTTGATGCTTTGGAGCAGAAATGGAAGCAAACAGAACAG GCTGATCTTATAAATCAACTGTATCAAGGCAAACTGAAGGACTATGTAAGATGTCTAGAATGTGGCTATGAAGGCTGGAGAATTGACACTTACCTGGATATTCCTTTGGTCATCCGGCCGTATGGCTCCAACCAGGCGTTTGCTAGCGTG GAAGAAGCACTGCATGCTTTCATTCAGCCTGAGATTCTTGATGGCCCCAATCAGTATTTTTGTGAACGATGTAAGAAGAAATGTGATGCAAGGAAG GGTCTGCGGTTCTTGCATTTTCCATATCTGCTGACGTTACAGCTGAAGAGATTTGACTTCGATTATACCACTATGCACAGAATTAAACTCAATGATCGTATGACTTTTCCTGAAGAGTTAGACATGAGTGTCTTCATTGATGTTGAAGATGAG aagtctcCTCAGACTGAGAGTTGCACTGATAGTGGAGCTGAAAATGAAGGCAGTTGCCACAGTGATCAGATGAGCAATGATTTTTCTAATGATGATGGAGTTGATGAAGGAATCTGCCTCGAAAGCAATAGTGCAGCAGAAAGAATTTCTAAAGCTGGCAGTGAAAag agTTCTTTACTGTATGAGCTCTTTTCTGTTATGGTTCATTCTGGAAGTGCTGCTGGTGGCCATTATTATGCCTGTATAAAATCTTTTAGTGATGACCAGTGGTACAGCTTTAATGATCAGCATGTTAGCAAg ATAACTCAGGAAGATATTAAGAAAACATATGGTGGATCTTCTGGAAGCAGAGGCTATTATTCCAGTGCTTTTGCTAG CTCCACAAATGCATACATGCTGATATATAGACTGAAGGATCCAACAAGAAATGCAA AGTTTCTTGAGGCACATGAGTATCCAGAGCATATTAAACAGTTGGTacagaaggagagagaattggaagaacaagaaaaaaggcAACGTGAAATTGAGCGCAACACTTGCAAG ATTAAACTGTTCTGTATGCATCCTACAAAGCAAATAATGATGGAGAACAAATTAGAGGTTCATAAGGATAGGACACTGAAGGAAGCTGTGGACATAGCTTACAAG CTAATGGATTTAGAAGAGGCTGTTCCTTTGGATTGCTGTCGTCTTGTCAAATATGATGAGTTCCATGACTACTTGGAACGATCTTATGAAGGAGAAGAAGATACACCAATGGGTTTGTTACTTGGAGGTGTCAAATCAACGTACATGTTTGACTTACTTTTGGAAACAAGAAGACCTGACCAAGTTTTCCAGTGCTATAAACCTGGTG agGTCATGGTAAAGGTTCACGTAGTTGATCTAAAGACTGAATCTGTTGCTCCTCCAATAAGTGTACGAGCTTATTTGAATCAAACAGTTTCAGAATTTAAACAGCTAATTTCAAAG GCTACCCACCTGTCTGCTGAAACAATGCGAGTAGTATTAGAACGTTGCTACAATGACTTGCGTCTTCTGAATGTTTCCAGCAAAACACTGAAAGCCGAAGGCTTTTTTAGAAGCAACAAG GTATTTATTGAAAGCTCAGAGTCTTTAGATCGTCATGTGGCATATACAGATTCTCATCTATGGAAACTTTTGGATCGTCATGCAAATACAATCAGACTATATGTTTCATTACCAGAGCAATCTCCTGGATCTCAATTTAGACGAGGAGTTTATCAGAAGTCTAGTGGAGATTCAGGCAACTTGGATGAAGCCTGTGAAAGAGTAAAAGGACCTGTAGGTAATATGAAATCTGTAGAGGCAATTCTGGAAGAAAGCACCGAAAAGCTTAAAAGCTTgtccttgcagcagcagcaggagggggataatggagacagcagcaaaagcacagAAGCCAGTGATTTTGAGAACATCGAATCACCTCTAAATGAAATAGACTCTTCAGCatcagcagaaaacagagacCTTGACAACCAAATTCAGATTTCCGATCCGGAAAATCTCCAGTCCGAGGAACGGTCAGATTCAGATGTAAATAATGACAGGAGTACAAGTTCAGTGGACAGTGATATCCTCAGCTCCAGTCATAGCAGTGATACTCTATGCAATGTGGACAATGCCCCACTTCCCTTGGCTAATGGACTTGATTCTCATAGTATCACAAGTAGTAGGCGATCAAAAGCAAAtcaggggaagaaagaaacctGGGACACAGCAGAAGAAGATTCCGGAACAGACAGTGAATATGACGAAAGCGGCAAGAGTAGAGGAGAAGCACAATATATGTACTTTAAGTCAGAACCCTACGCTGCAGATGAAGGTTCGGGAGAAGGGcaaaaat gGCTGATGGTGCATGTTGATAAAAGAATTACGCTGTCTGCCTTCAAGCAACATTTGGAGCCTTTTGTTGGAGTTCCATCTTCTCACTTCAAAGTCTTTAGAGTCTACGCCAGCAATCAAGAATTTGAGAGTGTTCGGCTGAATGAGACACTTTCGTCATTTTCTGATGACAATAAG ATAACTATTAGACTTGGAAGAGCCCTTAAGAAGGGTGAATACAGAGTCAAAGTCTATCAGCTTTTGGTAAATGAGCCAGAG CCATGCAAGTTTCTTCTAGATGCAGTTTTTGCTAAAGGAATGACTGTCCGGCAATCAAAAGAGGAACTGCTTCCTCAGCTTCAAGAACAATGTGGCCTAGACTTGACAATTGACAG GTTTCGTCTACGAAAGAAAACCTGGAAGAACCCAGGCACTGTGTTTCTGGATTATCATATCTATGAAGAAGATATCAATATTTCAAGCAATTGGGAGGTCTTCTTAGAAATACTTGATG gaatTGAAAAGATGAAATCCATGTCACAGCTTGCTGTTTTATCAAGACGATGGAGGCCATCAGAGATGAAACTAGATTCTTTCCAGGAAGTAGTGCTAGAGAGCAGCAGTGTTGAAGAATTAAAAGAGAAG